The following proteins are encoded in a genomic region of Penaeus chinensis breed Huanghai No. 1 chromosome 10, ASM1920278v2, whole genome shotgun sequence:
- the LOC125029655 gene encoding claspin-like, which yields MVVYSSDDEEPEKRKKVKKRKRILAFSDDEDAQGPVEYDDEENEVPRTTFTGFKDKKKGGIRADFLENEAELSGSEEDSGDEYEGGHDFMEEEEGDREQFDENDLRNQVGRAHLKTLIDSDQRELRLLQEMYLEDGEMHGEGRQRQFRWKNIDDNDENEKKMDSDEEQNVGEEEVEDAEWRKQRYEREKFLQEQQEKVGDTLETEMFKIGPRPLVRTVSSSDSASKREPLKTANPAPAPAPAPAAALVKKPAVNPFCMLSKRGSFLSRDKNTLARIAELTKDKGSVIGGAKQAGNFVFQQLTAEEVEKKENAKIKRSTSLPAAKKARLDRSFFSMDKSKQSSSIFKHF from the exons ATGGTGGTATACTCATCAGATGATGAAGAaccagagaaaaggaagaaagtcaagaaaaggaaacgaatttTGGCTTTTTCTG ATGACGAGGATGCACAGGGACCAGTTGAGTATGACGATGAAGAAAATGAGGTACCACGTACAACATTCACAGGAttcaaagataagaaaaaagg AGGCATCAGAGCAGACTTCTTAGAGAATGAGGCTGAGCTCTCTGGATCCGAGGAAGACTCTGGTGATGAATATGAAGGTGGACATGAttttatggaggaggaggagggtgacagGGAACAGTTTGATGAAAATGACCTTAGAAATCAG GTTGGCCGGGCGCATTTGAAAACTTTGATAGACTCAGACCAACGTGAATTACGGTTGTTGCAAGAAATGTACTTAGAAGATGGCGAAATGCATGGTGAAGGGCGTCAAAGACAATTCAG ATGGAagaatattgatgacaatgacgaaaatgaaaagaagatggATTCCGACGAGGAGCaaaatgtgggagaggaggaggtagaagatgcAGAGTGGAGGAAGCAAAGATATGAGAGGGAAAAGTTCTTGCAGGAACAGCAGGAAAAG GTAGGAGACACCTTGGAGACTGAAATGTTCAAGATTGGTCCTCGTCCGTTAGTGAGAACAGTTTCCAGCAGTGATTCAGCCTCCAAGCGAGAGCCACTGAAGACGGCCAACCcagccccagccccagccccagccccagcAGCAGCCCTAGTTAAAAAGCCTGCGGTGAATCCGTTTTGCATGCTGTCTAAG CGTGGTTCCTTCCTCTCAAGAGACAAGAATACTTTAGCACGTATTGCAGAGCTCACAAAAGACAAAGGAAGTGTAATAGGGGGAGCCAAGCAAGCAGGTAACTTTGTCTTCCAGCAGTTGACAGcagaagaggtagagaaaaaagagaatgccaAGATTAAGAGGAGCACGAGCTTGCCTGCTGCCAAGAAAGCAAGATTAGATCGCAGCTTCTTCAGTATGGATAAATCGAAACAGTCTTCAAGTATATTTAAGCATTTTTAA